From the genome of Streptomyces sp. NBC_00523:
CCGGGCCGCGCGGGCCGGTGAGCGTGGATCTCGCGGACGAGGGGCCGCACCTGCTCATCGAGGGCCCCGGCGGCAGCGGGCGGACCGAGCTGCTGCGGGCCGTCGCGGCATCGCTGGCGGCCGCCGCCCGGCCGGACCGGCTGGGCATCGTGCTGGTCGACGGGGCAGGGGGCGAGCGCGGCGAGTCGCTGGGGCCGTGCACGGAACTGCCGCACGCGTTCACGCACCTGGTGGCCTCGGACCCGGTCCGGATGCGGGAGTTCGCCCAGGCGCTGGGCGGCGAGGTGAAGCGGCGGGCCGAGCTCCTCGGCGAGCTGGACTTCGCCGAGTGGCACAGCCGCCACGAGGACGGGCACACGGCCGCGCCCATCCCCGAACAGCGCGGCGACATCGAGGCGCCCCTCAGCGGCACCCTGCGCCTGCGCCCGGGGGCGGGCCGCCCCGTGGACCCGGGCCCCTCGCCGCTGCCCCGACTCGTGGTGCTCGTGGACGACTACGACGCGCTCATAGCCCCGGCGCTCGGGAGCCCGGGCCGCCCGGCGGCCGGTTCGGTGGTGCGGGCGCTGGAGGCGGTGGCCCGGGACGGCGGCCGGCTGGGCATCCACCTGGTCGCGGCCTCGGCCCGCCCCGACCGCACGGAGGACACGGAGCTGGCCCGCGGCGCGCGGCTGCGCATCGTGCTCGATCCGCCCGCGGTCCCGCCCTCGCCGGACGAACCGGCGCCGGGCCGGGGGCGGCTGGGGCATCCGGACGGGCGGGTGACGCCGTTCCAGGGGGGCAGGGTGACCGGCCGCATCCCGCGGACGGCGACGCTGCGGCCGACGGTCGTCCCGCTGGAGTGGGAGCGGATGGGCGACCCGCCCACCCGCCGCCCGGTCCGCGAGCTGGGCAACGGGCCGACGGACCTGGCGCTGCTCGCCAGCGCCCTGGAACGGGCGGCGCGTTCGGTGAACGCACTCCCCCTCGCGCCCCTGTCCACCTGAAGGCCGTCCCAGCCGCGCCCGAGTCACGCCGGAGCCGCCCTCGAACGACCCCGCGCGGGGCCGGAACAGGGCGGCCCGATCGTCCCCCAATGGCCGGATACCTGCACTGACCTCACGTCACGAGGGCATCACGATCAACGACTTGGGGCCGAGGACGGTATTGCGGCAGCGGGACGCCGGGCATAGGACTGTGCGCACACGACGACGTGACGCACGACCGGCAGCGCTGGCTTCCCGACCCGATCCGGCGCCCGGCGGGCGCACGCGGACAGAGAGACGGGGCAGGAATGCGCACAACCCTACGGATTCGCAGAGCGGCCGTGGTGTTCAGCGCCATCGGCGCGCTGGCCCTCACCGGCTGCGGCGGCGACGGTGACGGCGGAGACAAGAAGCCGGACGAAGGCGGCTCCACGACGGGCAAGGGCTCCACGCCGACCGTCGCCTTACCGAAACTGGACGGTGAGAAGCTCTCTGTCGCCGCGGTCTGGACGGGTCCGGAACAGGCCAACTTCGTCAAGGTCCTCAAGGAGTTCGAGAAGCGGACCGGCGCGACGGTGACGTTCGTCCCGGCGCAGGACCCGATCGTCAACTTCCTCGGTACGAAGATCGCGGGCGGGCAGCCGCCGGACGTCGCGATGATCCCGCAGGTCGGGGCGATCCAGCAGGCCGTGGCGAAGAAGTGGGCGAAGCCGGTCGGCGCCGAGGCGAAGGCCCAGCTGAGCAAGAACTACGCGCAGGTCTGGCAGGACCTCGGCGCGGTGGACGGCACCCAGTACGGGGTGTATTTCAAGGCCGCCAACAAGTCGCTGGTCTGGTACAACACCAAGGCGTTCGAGAACGCGGGCGCGAGCGAGCCGAAGACCTGGAAGGACTTCCTGGCGACCGCCGAGACGGTGTCCGCCTCGGGTGTCACCCCGGTCTCGGTCGGCGGCGCGGACGGCTGGACGCTGACCGACTGGTTCGAGAACGTCTATCTGTCGCAGGCGGGCCCGGAGAAGTACGACCAGCTCGCCCAGCACAAGATCAAGTGGACCGACCCGTCCGTCAAGGACGCGTTGACCACGCTGGCCCAGCTGTTCGGCAAGCCGTCCCTGATCGCGGGCGGCGCGGACGGCGCGCTCCAGACCGAGTTCCCGGCGTCGGTCACCCAGACCTTCACCGGCGGCGACCAGCCCAAGGCCGCCATGGTCTACGAGGGCGACTTCGTCGGCGTCAACATCGCGCAGACGAAGGCGAAGATCGGCACGGACGCCAAGGTCTTCCCGTTCCCCGCGGTCGGCGCCGAGTCGCCCGTGGTGACCGGTGGCGACGCGGCCATCGCGCTGAAGGACGGCAAGGGCGCCCAGGCGCTGCTGACCTGGCTGGCCTCCGCGGACGCCGCGAAGATCGCCGCCGAGCAGGGCGGGTTCATCTCACCGAACAAGACCCTGGACCCGGCCGCGTACCCGAACGACGTGCAGCGCACGATGGCGAAGGCGCTGATCGCCGCCGGGGAGGCCGTCCGGTTCGACATGTCCGACCAGGCGCCGCAGTCGTTCGGCGGGACGCCCGGCAAGGGCGAGTGGAAGACCCTCCAGGACTTCCTGAAGAACCCGAAGGACATCGCGGGGACTCAAGCCAAACTGGAGTCCGACGCGGCCAAGGCGTACAAGAGCTGACGGCATGACGACAGCGGCAGCGGGGGGCGCCGACGAGGCGCTCCCCGCCGACAGGCAACGGTCCGGCGGGCCCAGAGTGCCCGCCCCCAGGAAGGCCGCCCCGGCCGGGACCCCGGGGCGCGCGCCCCGGAGCGTGACCGGCACCCGCCGGGTGATCGCGGCGCTCTTCCTGCTGCCCGCGCTGGTGCTGCTCGGGGCGCTCGTCGTGTACCCGATCGTGTACTCCGTCTACCGGTCGTTCTTCGACCAGGCGGGTACGGGCTTCGCCGGCATCGACAACTACAAGACGCTGTTCACGGACGACACCATCCGTACGGCGGTCAAGAACAACGCGATCTGGGTGGTCTTCGCGCCGACGGTCTCCACCGCGCTCGGGCTGATCTTCGCGGTGCTGACCGAGCGCATCCGCTGGGGCACGGCCTTCAAGCTGATCGTCTTCATGCCGATGGCGATCTCCATGCTGGCCGCGGGCATCATCTTCCGGCTGGTGTACGACCAGGCGCCGGAGCGCGGGGTGGCCAACGCGGTGTGGGTGGGCGTGCACGACACGTTCGCCGAGTCCGCGGGCTTCCCGAAGGCGCATCCGCTGCCCGTGGCCCCGCTCAAGGCTGCGGGCGGCGGGACCTTCGTGACGAAGGCGACCGTGCACGCCGGGCAGCCCGCCCTGCTGCCCCTCGTCGGGGTGCTCCCGGCGAAGATGCCCGGCGACGCGCAACCGGCCAAGGCAGCGGCAGCGGCCGGGGACGGGGCGATCACCGGCACCGCGTGGCTGGACTTCACCAAGGGCGGCGGCGGCAAGCCCAACGTCATCGACGCCAAGGAGCTCGGGCTCAAGGGCCTGAAGGTGGAGGCCGTCAAGGGCGGCGAGGTCGTCGCGACCGCCAAGGCCGCGGCGGACGGCACGTTCACGCTGCCCGCCGCGGCGGACGGCGCCGAACTGCGCCTCCCCGCCTCCAACTTCCGGGAGCCGTACAACGGAGTGGACTGGCTCGGCCCGACGCTCGTGACGCCCGGGATCATCGGGAGTTACGTGTGGATGTGGGCGGGCTTCGCGATGGTGCTGATCGCGGCGGGCCTGGCCGGTCTGCCGCGTGAACTCCTCGAAGCGGCCCGGGTGGACGGGGCCAACGAGTGGCAGGTGTTCCGCCGGATCACGGTGCCGATGCTCGCCCCGGTCCTCGCGGTGGTGCTCGTCACGCTGATGATCAACGTGCTGAAGGTGTTCGACCTGGTGTTCATCATCGCGCCGGGCTCGTCCCAGGACGACGCCAACGTGCTGGCGCTCCAGCTGTACCGGTCCTCGTTCGGCACGGACGCGGATCTCGGGGTCGGCAGCGCCATCGCCGTACTCCTGCTGCTGCTGGTGATCCCGGTGATGCTCTTCAACATCAGGCGGATACGGAAGGAGGGGCGCCGATGACGACACCCTCGGCGACGGCGACCCGGTCGCTGGGCGCACGGATCGCGGCACGGGCCGGCGGCGGCGTGATGCGGGCCGTCCTGGTCCTGGTGGCCCTGTTCTGGCTGATGCCGACGATCGGGCTGCTGCTCTCCTCGCTGCGCAGCCCGGACAAGATCGCGTCGACCGGCTGGTGGCAGGTCTTCACCGCCCCCTCCGAGCTGACCGTCGACAACTACTCGCGGCTGCTCGACAATTCGGCGATCACGGACTCCCTGCTCTCCACGGTCATGATCACCGTGCCGTCCACACTGCTGGTCGTGGTGATCGGCTCGCTCGCGGGATACGCGTTCGCCTGGATGGACTTCCCCGGCCGCGACTGGTGGTTCCTGCTGGTCGTGGGGCTGCTGGTGGTCCCCGTACAGGTGGCGCTGATCCCGGTGTCGAAGCTGTTCGGCGAGATCGGGATCTTCGAGACGACGCTCGGTGTGGTGCTCTTCCACACCGCGTTCGGGCTCCCGTT
Proteins encoded in this window:
- a CDS encoding ABC transporter substrate-binding protein, with amino-acid sequence MRTTLRIRRAAVVFSAIGALALTGCGGDGDGGDKKPDEGGSTTGKGSTPTVALPKLDGEKLSVAAVWTGPEQANFVKVLKEFEKRTGATVTFVPAQDPIVNFLGTKIAGGQPPDVAMIPQVGAIQQAVAKKWAKPVGAEAKAQLSKNYAQVWQDLGAVDGTQYGVYFKAANKSLVWYNTKAFENAGASEPKTWKDFLATAETVSASGVTPVSVGGADGWTLTDWFENVYLSQAGPEKYDQLAQHKIKWTDPSVKDALTTLAQLFGKPSLIAGGADGALQTEFPASVTQTFTGGDQPKAAMVYEGDFVGVNIAQTKAKIGTDAKVFPFPAVGAESPVVTGGDAAIALKDGKGAQALLTWLASADAAKIAAEQGGFISPNKTLDPAAYPNDVQRTMAKALIAAGEAVRFDMSDQAPQSFGGTPGKGEWKTLQDFLKNPKDIAGTQAKLESDAAKAYKS
- a CDS encoding carbohydrate ABC transporter permease, which gives rise to MTGTRRVIAALFLLPALVLLGALVVYPIVYSVYRSFFDQAGTGFAGIDNYKTLFTDDTIRTAVKNNAIWVVFAPTVSTALGLIFAVLTERIRWGTAFKLIVFMPMAISMLAAGIIFRLVYDQAPERGVANAVWVGVHDTFAESAGFPKAHPLPVAPLKAAGGGTFVTKATVHAGQPALLPLVGVLPAKMPGDAQPAKAAAAAGDGAITGTAWLDFTKGGGGKPNVIDAKELGLKGLKVEAVKGGEVVATAKAAADGTFTLPAAADGAELRLPASNFREPYNGVDWLGPTLVTPGIIGSYVWMWAGFAMVLIAAGLAGLPRELLEAARVDGANEWQVFRRITVPMLAPVLAVVLVTLMINVLKVFDLVFIIAPGSSQDDANVLALQLYRSSFGTDADLGVGSAIAVLLLLLVIPVMLFNIRRIRKEGRR
- a CDS encoding carbohydrate ABC transporter permease, giving the protein MTTPSATATRSLGARIAARAGGGVMRAVLVLVALFWLMPTIGLLLSSLRSPDKIASTGWWQVFTAPSELTVDNYSRLLDNSAITDSLLSTVMITVPSTLLVVVIGSLAGYAFAWMDFPGRDWWFLLVVGLLVVPVQVALIPVSKLFGEIGIFETTLGVVLFHTAFGLPFAIFLLRNFFAEIPRELLEAARLDGAGEIRLFTRVVMPLGGPAIASLGIFQFLWVWNDMLVALIFADSGSPPITVALQQQVRQFGNNIDVLAPGAFVSMVIPLAVFFAFQRQFVSGVMAGAVK